One genomic window of Actinoalloteichus hoggarensis includes the following:
- a CDS encoding MarR family winged helix-turn-helix transcriptional regulator, giving the protein MSAPEGAADAVPGPPLPSLLTGVKDRTSRLLHERMADEGFGDLRYKHGEIFRLIDDEGSRLTDLADRSGVTKQGVGEMIGELEQLGCLERVPAPDDRRAKIIRLTARGRAGRLAAARILGDIERDWVLRFGRDRVIALRHVLEGVVSES; this is encoded by the coding sequence ATGAGCGCACCCGAGGGCGCCGCGGACGCCGTGCCCGGTCCGCCGCTGCCGTCCCTGCTCACCGGGGTCAAGGACCGGACGTCGCGACTCCTTCACGAGCGCATGGCCGACGAGGGTTTCGGGGACCTCCGCTACAAGCACGGCGAGATCTTCCGGCTCATCGACGACGAGGGGAGCAGGCTCACCGACCTCGCCGACCGGTCGGGAGTCACCAAACAGGGCGTCGGTGAGATGATCGGTGAGCTCGAACAGCTCGGCTGTCTCGAGCGGGTTCCCGCTCCGGACGACCGACGCGCGAAGATCATCCGACTCACCGCGCGGGGCAGGGCGGGTCGGCTCGCCGCCGCTCGCATCCTCGGCGACATCGAACGGGACTGGGTACTTCGATTCGGCCGGGATCGGGTCATCGCGCTACGGCACGTGTTGGAGGGAGTCGTCAGCGAGTCGTAG